DNA sequence from the Archangium lipolyticum genome:
GCCTCACCGTGGCGGCCTCGCCCAGCGGCAGCACCCGCGCCACCGTGGGCGGTGTGACGCTCCCGGCTCTCGCCACCACCTCGTTCCCGGACAGCAACGCCACTTCCGCCCCGGTGAGCCGCGCCAGGTGTGCCGCCAGCCCCTGGTCCAGCAGCACCCCGCCCACCACCCAGATTCGCGCGTCCCCGTAGTCCACCGGCCTCGCCGTGACGAGCGCGGGCACCTCGCGCAGGCCCTGGTCTCCTCGCACCGACACCTTCACCGGCACCGGCTTGGGGGACTTCTCCCGGGTGGCCGCGAAGAGCACCGGATCCGGGTCTCCCCGGCGCGCCGGCAGGTGCCCGGAGGACAGTGTGGTGCCCTTCCGGTCGAAGAGGGACAGCACCGTGAGGCCCCGGCTCTTCATCAGCGCCTGCGCGGTGTCCGCGCGGATGGCCCGGGCGGGGGACTCGCGGGCCTCGCGCGCCAGGTCCTCCAGGGCGGTGCTCTCCACCAGCTCCTCCACCGCCCGGCGCGCGTTGGCGGCCGCCCGCTCGAGGGCCTCCTGCGCCGAGGCCGTGGCCCCGTCCATGCGCGCGTCCAGCCCCTTCGACAGGGTGGCGCGCAGTTGCGTCAGGGTGAAGGGCACCATCACCGCCAGCGGCACCAGCGCCAGCAGGGCGAAGGCGAGCGCCAGCCGTGTCCTCAGTCTCATCTCCGGGCTCCCGGAACACCCGCCGCGGCCGGCTGGAGCCAGGCACCGTCCAGCAGGGGCAGTCCCTGGGCATCGAAGGTGAGTCCCCCCACCTCCGGCGCCGCGCGCAGCGCCAGCCCCTGCGCGTAGAGGGGCAACATCGGCACGGAGAGGGCGAGCGCCAGTGCCCGCTCGCGCGCCCTCGTGTCACGCGCCGCCGGGTCCGGCAGGGCACCGATGCGCGGCAGCTCCACCCCGAGCAGGTCCTTCCGGCCCGCGGCGTCCAGCACCACGGCCAGGGCCGGGCCCGGTACGGGCGGCAGCAGCAGCGAGTGCAGCATCAGCTCGTAGTCCCCCTTCGCCCAACGGGCGCGCAGCTCGGCGCGTGGCAGGGGCTCCAGGGCCACCGCGTAACCCCGGTCGTGCAGCCTCACCTGGAGGCGCTCGGCCACCGCGCGTTGGTCCTCGCTCGTCGTGTCGTAGAGGAGCGTCACCTTGCGGCCGGCCTGGGGCTGCGGCGGCGTCGTGGGGCGGGGGGCTTGCGCCTGCGGGAGCAGGGCCGGAGGCAACAGGTGCGGCATGGGCACCGCTGGCCCGCGCACGAAGAGGCGCGTGAGGTCCTCCCGGTCGATGGCGCTCTCCACCGCCTGGCGGAAGTCCGGCGGCACGCGCCGGGGGGACCAGGCCAGGTAGGTGGCGTACAGCGCCGCGCCGGAGGGCGTGCCCGCGTCGGGGATGACGCCGAGCACCACCTGGGCCTCCTGCGTCGACCACAGGCGCGACAGGCCGCGCTCGTCGGTGCGGGTCAGGCGCAGCCGGTCCACGTACGGCCGGCCCCCGGTCCAGGCGAGCCGTGCTTCCACGGCGTTGGGGCCGGCGGAGGAGAAGGGGGCGAGAGCCGCGGGGACGGTGCGCGGCGGAGCGAGCGCGGGGTGGCACAGCGCGCGCTCCAGGTCCGGCCACGGGAAGGAGAGCGCCAGCTCCAGGGTGTCCCCGGTGGCGGAGAGCTGCCGGCCCTCGCCTCGCAGCGGATAGAGGAGGGCGCGGTAGGGCGAGGCGGCCTCGGGGCCGATGAGCCGCGTCCAGGCGCGGGTGAGCGCACTGGCCTGCGCGGGCGAGGGCAGCACGAGGTGCACCACCTGCGAGGAGGGGCGTGACACCTCGCGGGCGAGCGCGGGCGAGGCGTGCCCGTCCGGCGTCAGGTGGCAGGCGGGTCGGGACAGCAGGCCGAGGAGGGTGGCCTCGGTGGGCGTGTCGGCGAGAGCCGGTTCCGCGGGCTCGGCGGGGGCGGTGTAGGCGACGCGCAGCTCGCCTCCGTAGGGGACGCGGCCGGCGGCGAGCGACGGCGCGGCGCCGAGCAGGAGGAGGCTGGCGAGGGCGTGGCGGAGCGTCATGGCGCACCCTGGCGGAGGAGGAAGAGCTCGCCGGTGCCGTCCGGCCGGGTGAGGCCCACCACCACCTCGCGGCGCTTGTCCCCGTCCAGGTTGGCCGTCACCACGTGCAGGGCGCGGCCGGAGGGCAGGGCGCCCTGCCAGAGGGGCTCGTGCGTGGTGGGATCGCTCCCGTTGGTCCTGAAGACGCGCAGGGTGTCCGGCGAGGGTTGGAGCTCGGGCGAGGTGGTGAGCAGCTCCGGCGTCCCATCCCCGTCCAGGTCCCCGAGTGCGCTGCCAGCGCCGAGTCCGGAGAGCGGCAGGGGGGCGCCCGGGAGCCGCGCGAAGAAGGAGGCCGAGCCGTCCGGGTGGACGAGCAGGACGCGGGAGTTGGCGGCGCTGAAGGTGGTGAAACGCGCGGGCACGCCGGGCAGCGCCGTGCCGCCGAGCCGCACCTCGGGGGCGAAGGCCGTCTGTCCCGGGACGAAGCCGCCGCGCGCGTCCGGAGCCAACTGGGGCGCGTCGAGCCTGGACACGACGTTCAGCGCGCCACCCGCCAGCGCGAGCACCTCGCCCTGGGCGAAGCGGGTGGAGAAGGCGGCGAGGCGCGGCGGCCCGGAGAGGATGGCCAGCGCGCCGAAGGGCTCGCGCGTGGGCGCGGGGCCGGGGGGCAGCGCCGCCAACGAGCGCTCCGCGACGAGGCGTCCATCCGCGGCGAAGACGAAGACGGAGCGCTCGGTGAGCGCGGCCACCTCGTCCTTGCCGTCCCCATCGAGGTCCCCTGCGGCGAGCGCGGCGGGCGGGGAGGGCAGGCGCGCGAGCACGGCGCCCAGCAGGCGCAGGGGGCGCGGCTCCTCAGGGAGCGGCGTCTGCGTGCGCGGAGGCTCCACGGCGGCGAGCGCGAGGGCCGCGGCATCGGCCTCCACGGACTGGGCGAGGGCCGCGCCGGGCGAGGGGGCGCGGGTGGCCATGCGGCCGGACCAGAAATTCACCCAGGTGCCGAACACGTCGCCGTGCGCGCGCAGCTCTCCGCCCTCCACGCCCAGGGTGAGGCGCACCAGGGCGCGGGCTCCCTGCTCACGGGCGAGCGCCTCGGCGGCCTCGGGGGAGGGCGCCTCCAGCACCACGGGGCCGAGCCGGGCGGAGGCGAGGCGCGAGGCGAGCAGCGTCCCGAAGGCGCGCCGCAGCTCGGGAGCGCCGCCGGACAGGTGCAGGGCCACGGGCGGCTCGGGTTGCACCGAGCGCACGTCCGCGGCCACGGCCTGGGCGAGCCGCTCGAGGGCCGGGGCGGCCGGGGTGGAGGGCGCGCCCGGAGCGGGCTGGGGTGCGAGGGGGTTGGCGGCCGGAGCGGGGAGCGCGGCCAGCAGCAGCGCGGCGGCGAGGGCCCGGCTCACAAACCCCCCCGGCTACCTTCCTGGAGGAAGAAGTCGCTGGGGCTGACGTGGCCGGGCGGGGGCGCCTCGGCGGTGGGCTGGGTGCCATCGAGGAAGGACTCGAGCCGGCCGGGCACGGAGTTGCCCGCGAGCAGGCCGGTGGCGGGATCGATGCGCACCTGCACCACGCCGGGGGGCACCTCGAACTCTCGCGAGGGCAGGCCCTGGTGGGCGGCGCGCATGAACTCCAGCCAGATGGGGAGGGGCGCGCGGCCACCCGTCTCGCTGCTGCCCAGGGGCGAGTGGTCATCGAAGCCCACCCACGCGCTGGCGACCCAGTCCGCGGTGAAGCCGGAGAACCAGGCGTCGCGGTTCTCGCTGGCGGTGCCCGTCTTGCCGGCGGCGGGCCGGTTGAGCTCCGTCACCGCGCGGGCCGTGCCCTCCTCCACCACGCTGCGCATCAGCGACGTGGTGAGGTAGGCCACCGCCGGGGGCAGCGTCTCCTCGAAGGCCGGCTGGTGCTCCTCCAGCACCTTGCCCTGCGCGTTCGTCACCTTCAGCAGCATGAGGGGCTCGGCGTAGCGGCCGTTGGCCTGCAGCGTGGCGTAGGCGTTGGCGGCCTCCAGGACGGAGACCTCGCCGGTACCCAGGGCCAGGGTGAGGTTCTCCGGCAGTGGCGAGCGGATGCCCGCGCGGCGGGCGAAGTCGATGGCGGCCGCGGGCGTGATGGCCTCGATGAGGCGCACGGAGACGGTGTTCTTGGACTTGGTGAGGGCCTCGCGCAGCGTCATGGGGCCCTCGAAGGTCCGGTCGTAGTTCTGCGGCTTCCACGTCTTGCCGGTGTACGGGTCGCGGATGGCCTCGGGGGCGTCGTTCACCGTGCTGATGGGGGTGTAGCGCCCGCTGCCGAGCGCGGCGCCATAGAGGAAGGGCTTGAAGGACGAGCCGGGCTGGCGCCGGGCCTGGGTGGCGCGGTTGAAGGGCGAGAGCTTGAAGTCATAGCCGCCCACCAGCGCCACCACGTTGCGGTTGCGCGGGTCGATGACGACGAGGCCGCCCTGGGCGAGCGGCACCTGGTCCAGCGTGGCCTCCAGCAGCGCGGGGGCGGGCGTCACGCGCAGCACGCGCACCAGGACGATGTCCCCCACCTTCATCACGTCCGACATCTTCGAGGGGGCGCTCTTGCCCTTCTGGCGCGCCCAGGTGACGGTGGAGAAGGGAATCTCCGCGGTGCGGCCCACCAGGTCCACGCGGGCCTTCTTGCCGGAGTCATCCACCTGGGTGACGAAGCCGGCCACGCGCAGGCCCTCCTTGAGGGGCTGCAACTGCACGTCGAGCGCGAGCTTCTCGTCGGGAGAGAGCGTGGCCTCCTCCTCCTCCTCGGCGGCGGTGGTCACCACCGGCTCCTCGGCCGGCTTGGGCTGCTGCTCGCCGGACTGCACGAGCGTGCCGAGGTCGGCCACGTAGGCGCCCTCCTTCTGGCGGCGGCCGGCTTCTTCGATCTGCTTGGCGATGAGGGGCTTGAGGCGCTCGAAGCGCGCGGGCTCCACCGTGCCGAGGGCGCCCCGGTAGCCCTGGCGCCGGTCCACCGCCTCCAGCCCGTTGCGCACCGCCTGGTCGGCGACGACCTGCAGCTTGGGCTGCATGGCGATGTCCACGCGCAGACCGCCGGTGAGCACGGCCTCCTCGCCGTAGCGGGCCACGAGCGTGCGGCGGATGTCCTCGGCGTAGTAGGGGCCCACCTCGGGGGGCGGCCGCGGGGCGAGCACGATGGGCTTCTCCAGCTCCGGCTCCACCTTCTCCTTGGGCAGGAAGCCCTGCGCCATCATCTGCCCCAGCACGTAGCGCT
Encoded proteins:
- a CDS encoding periplasmic substrate-binding domain-containing protein, giving the protein MTLRHALASLLLLGAAPSLAAGRVPYGGELRVAYTAPAEPAEPALADTPTEATLLGLLSRPACHLTPDGHASPALAREVSRPSSQVVHLVLPSPAQASALTRAWTRLIGPEAASPYRALLYPLRGEGRQLSATGDTLELALSFPWPDLERALCHPALAPPRTVPAALAPFSSAGPNAVEARLAWTGGRPYVDRLRLTRTDERGLSRLWSTQEAQVVLGVIPDAGTPSGAALYATYLAWSPRRVPPDFRQAVESAIDREDLTRLFVRGPAVPMPHLLPPALLPQAQAPRPTTPPQPQAGRKVTLLYDTTSEDQRAVAERLQVRLHDRGYAVALEPLPRAELRARWAKGDYELMLHSLLLPPVPGPALAVVLDAAGRKDLLGVELPRIGALPDPAARDTRARERALALALSVPMLPLYAQGLALRAAPEVGGLTFDAQGLPLLDGAWLQPAAAGVPGARR
- a CDS encoding FG-GAP repeat domain-containing protein, producing MSRALAAALLLAALPAPAANPLAPQPAPGAPSTPAAPALERLAQAVAADVRSVQPEPPVALHLSGGAPELRRAFGTLLASRLASARLGPVVLEAPSPEAAEALAREQGARALVRLTLGVEGGELRAHGDVFGTWVNFWSGRMATRAPSPGAALAQSVEADAAALALAAVEPPRTQTPLPEEPRPLRLLGAVLARLPSPPAALAAGDLDGDGKDEVAALTERSVFVFAADGRLVAERSLAALPPGPAPTREPFGALAILSGPPRLAAFSTRFAQGEVLALAGGALNVVSRLDAPQLAPDARGGFVPGQTAFAPEVRLGGTALPGVPARFTTFSAANSRVLLVHPDGSASFFARLPGAPLPLSGLGAGSALGDLDGDGTPELLTTSPELQPSPDTLRVFRTNGSDPTTHEPLWQGALPSGRALHVVTANLDGDKRREVVVGLTRPDGTGELFLLRQGAP
- a CDS encoding penicillin-binding protein 1A encodes the protein MSSQPQSPSPSPSPVPPAPPARPGLGARLWRWTKRLLVLGAVGLVLLALVLVGAYLYFSRDLPSPEALRTYALPQVTKVRCGDGSVCAEFFMPQGRRTVVDIKKLPPHVRNAFLAAEDADFYKHEGLDFIGMFRAGVKNLIPGSRKSGASTITQQVVKNMLLSPERSLSRKIREWILTPRVEQTLTKDQILGLYINQSYFGQGRSGIEEAALYYFGKHAENLSIGEAAVLAGTVQSPNRINPEKNIVKAKQRQRYVLGQMMAQGFLPKEKVEPELEKPIVLAPRPPPEVGPYYAEDIRRTLVARYGEEAVLTGGLRVDIAMQPKLQVVADQAVRNGLEAVDRRQGYRGALGTVEPARFERLKPLIAKQIEEAGRRQKEGAYVADLGTLVQSGEQQPKPAEEPVVTTAAEEEEEATLSPDEKLALDVQLQPLKEGLRVAGFVTQVDDSGKKARVDLVGRTAEIPFSTVTWARQKGKSAPSKMSDVMKVGDIVLVRVLRVTPAPALLEATLDQVPLAQGGLVVIDPRNRNVVALVGGYDFKLSPFNRATQARRQPGSSFKPFLYGAALGSGRYTPISTVNDAPEAIRDPYTGKTWKPQNYDRTFEGPMTLREALTKSKNTVSVRLIEAITPAAAIDFARRAGIRSPLPENLTLALGTGEVSVLEAANAYATLQANGRYAEPLMLLKVTNAQGKVLEEHQPAFEETLPPAVAYLTTSLMRSVVEEGTARAVTELNRPAAGKTGTASENRDAWFSGFTADWVASAWVGFDDHSPLGSSETGGRAPLPIWLEFMRAAHQGLPSREFEVPPGVVQVRIDPATGLLAGNSVPGRLESFLDGTQPTAEAPPPGHVSPSDFFLQEGSRGGL